From Flavobacteriales bacterium, a single genomic window includes:
- the rocD gene encoding ornithine--oxo-acid transaminase, whose protein sequence is MESKYTAEELMHLEDEHGAHNYHPLPVVLDRGEGVYVWDVNGKKYFDFLSAYSAVNQGHCHPRIIGALKDQAEKLTLTSRAFYNDVLGVYEKYVTEFFGYDKVLPMNTGAEAVETAIKICRKWSYEKKGIPANEAVIVVCGSNFHGRTTTIVSFSSDADSKNNFGPFPGGFVSIPYNDLLALETILQNPNVAGFLVEPIQGEAGVKVPDTDYLHKAYRMCKEKNVLFIADEIQTGIARTGSMLATCGNCNCEKSCQRQPDTYFKADVLILGKALAGGVYPVSAVLADNEIMMVIKPGQHGSTFGGNPLACKVAIESLEVVVDENLISNARRLGKIFRAEMEKLIAESSLITLVRGKGLLNAIVINDTPDSTTAWDLCLKLAENGLLAKPTHGNIIRFAPPLVMNEEQLMECVSIIRTTVLAFKK, encoded by the coding sequence ATGGAAAGTAAATACACTGCCGAGGAGTTAATGCATTTGGAAGATGAGCATGGTGCTCACAATTACCATCCTTTACCGGTGGTTTTGGATCGAGGAGAAGGGGTGTATGTGTGGGATGTAAACGGGAAAAAATATTTCGATTTTTTATCTGCCTATTCTGCCGTTAACCAGGGACATTGCCATCCGAGGATTATTGGAGCACTTAAAGATCAGGCTGAAAAGCTGACCCTCACTTCTCGTGCATTTTACAATGATGTTTTAGGTGTATATGAAAAATACGTAACCGAATTTTTTGGTTATGATAAGGTATTGCCTATGAACACCGGCGCCGAAGCAGTTGAAACAGCCATAAAAATTTGCCGTAAATGGTCGTATGAGAAAAAAGGCATTCCTGCCAATGAAGCCGTTATTGTGGTTTGTGGAAGTAATTTTCATGGAAGAACAACTACTATTGTTTCATTCTCGAGCGATGCCGATTCAAAAAATAATTTCGGTCCCTTTCCGGGTGGTTTCGTTTCTATTCCTTACAATGATTTATTGGCATTAGAAACTATTTTACAAAACCCGAATGTTGCCGGATTTTTGGTTGAGCCTATTCAAGGTGAAGCGGGTGTAAAAGTTCCGGATACTGATTATTTGCACAAGGCTTACCGCATGTGTAAAGAAAAGAATGTATTGTTTATTGCAGACGAAATTCAAACCGGCATTGCACGCACTGGTAGCATGCTGGCCACTTGCGGGAATTGTAATTGCGAAAAATCATGTCAACGTCAGCCGGATACTTATTTTAAAGCTGATGTTCTTATTCTCGGAAAAGCGCTGGCTGGTGGAGTGTATCCTGTTTCTGCAGTCTTGGCCGATAATGAAATTATGATGGTCATTAAGCCTGGTCAGCACGGCTCTACCTTTGGCGGAAATCCATTGGCTTGTAAAGTGGCTATTGAGTCGCTGGAAGTAGTGGTGGATGAGAATCTGATCAGTAATGCCCGCCGTCTCGGAAAAATTTTCAGGGCGGAAATGGAGAAGTTGATCGCCGAAAGTAGTCTGATAACTTTAGTCCGCGGAAAAGGCTTGTTAAATGCTATTGTAATTAACGATACTCCTGATAGTACCACAGCATGGGATTTGTGCCTTAAACTTGCTGAAAATGGTCTGTTAGCCAAACCTACGCATGGTAATATCATTCGTTTTGCACCACCACTGGTGATGAACGAAGAGCAATTGATGGAATGTGTTTCCATTATTCGAACTACGGTTCTTGCATTTAAGAAATAA